The Chryseobacterium indicum genome includes a window with the following:
- a CDS encoding TetR/AcrR family transcriptional regulator, translating into MISKEENILFAAEKLFAEKGFEGTSTREIAKAANVNISMISYYFGSKEKLYEKLVEYRMSEGQFFSKDIIERTDINEWEKVEKIVDQFAGKVRHNKCFYRIMQREQLHAENPQIVEFLKETKMGFISMYSKILESGLQKGIFTKNPPIYLLHSTVSGTLFYASNAKEMYKEFLNDTNEEEVFDEKYYTELNKHIKYLLKDLLGYEENK; encoded by the coding sequence ATGATTTCAAAAGAAGAAAATATATTATTTGCTGCAGAGAAACTTTTCGCAGAGAAAGGTTTTGAAGGAACTTCTACAAGAGAAATTGCCAAAGCTGCAAATGTTAATATTTCTATGATCTCTTATTATTTCGGTTCCAAAGAAAAACTGTATGAGAAGCTGGTAGAGTACAGAATGAGCGAGGGACAGTTTTTTTCCAAAGATATTATCGAAAGAACCGATATCAACGAATGGGAAAAAGTTGAAAAAATCGTAGATCAGTTTGCAGGAAAAGTAAGACACAACAAATGTTTCTACAGGATCATGCAGAGAGAACAGCTCCATGCAGAAAATCCACAGATCGTAGAATTTCTGAAAGAAACCAAAATGGGATTCATTTCCATGTATTCAAAAATTCTGGAAAGCGGTCTTCAGAAAGGAATTTTTACAAAAAATCCTCCCATCTACCTTCTTCATTCCACGGTGAGCGGAACTTTATTTTACGCTTCTAATGCCAAAGAAATGTATAAGGAATTCTTAAACGATACCAATGAAGAAGAAGTTTTTGATGAAAAATATTACACAGAACTTAATAAACATATTAAATATCTACTAAAAGACCTTCTAGGTTATGAAGAAAATAAATAA
- a CDS encoding HlyD family secretion protein: MENNTTQTTEPKKKKSLVFPIILAVVLIGGGIYGYRTYSYGQVHEETDDAQIASNMAPVISKISGYVTEVKVKDNQFVKKGDTLVILDSRDQKMALQQAEAALATAKSSISNAQASTTATSKNINSSEAAVTTANAQIEAAKVNVWKTSQDLKRYANLVKDHSITEQQYEQALAAKQSADKQLQVLIDQRNQIAQQTNIASSQTAASSQQIGVANSVAKQREVDVENARLNLSYTVIVAPEDGYVGKVPIQAGQYLQAGSQLFSLVKNDQKWVIANFKETQIDKMVEGQKVKIEIDAFPDREFDGVVSSFSPATGATFSILPPDNASGNFVKVVQRLPVKIDFVNLDKEVSKRLRTGMNVKAEVSLK; this comes from the coding sequence ATGGAAAATAATACTACACAAACGACTGAACCAAAAAAGAAAAAAAGTTTAGTTTTCCCTATCATATTAGCCGTAGTTTTAATCGGAGGAGGAATCTACGGTTACAGAACCTATTCTTACGGGCAGGTTCATGAAGAAACAGACGATGCACAGATTGCATCCAATATGGCTCCCGTAATTTCTAAAATTTCAGGATACGTAACGGAAGTAAAAGTAAAGGATAACCAGTTTGTAAAAAAAGGGGACACTTTGGTTATATTGGACAGCAGAGACCAGAAAATGGCTTTACAGCAGGCAGAAGCAGCTTTGGCAACAGCAAAAAGCAGCATCTCTAATGCACAGGCTTCCACAACGGCAACTTCAAAAAATATAAATTCTTCTGAAGCCGCTGTTACTACGGCGAATGCACAGATTGAAGCGGCAAAAGTAAACGTTTGGAAAACTTCTCAGGATTTAAAAAGATATGCCAATCTTGTGAAAGACCACTCTATTACAGAACAGCAGTATGAGCAGGCGTTGGCAGCAAAACAGTCTGCAGATAAGCAGCTTCAGGTTTTAATTGATCAGAGAAACCAGATTGCACAGCAAACGAATATTGCTTCTTCTCAGACCGCAGCAAGTTCTCAGCAGATCGGAGTGGCAAATTCCGTTGCAAAACAGAGAGAAGTGGATGTAGAAAATGCGAGACTGAATTTATCTTACACGGTAATTGTAGCACCGGAAGACGGATATGTAGGAAAAGTGCCGATTCAGGCAGGACAGTATTTACAGGCAGGTTCACAATTGTTTTCTTTGGTTAAAAATGACCAGAAATGGGTAATTGCCAACTTCAAAGAAACCCAGATTGATAAAATGGTGGAAGGACAAAAAGTGAAAATCGAGATTGATGCTTTCCCTGACAGAGAATTTGACGGTGTGGTAAGTTCTTTCTCTCCGGCAACAGGAGCTACCTTCTCTATACTTCCTCCGGATAATGCGAGTGGTAACTTCGTAAAAGTAGTGCAAAGACTTCCTGTAAAGATCGATTTTGTAAATCTTGATAAAGAGGTTTCTAAAAGACTAAGAACAGGGATGAATGTAAAAGCAGAAGTTTCTTTAAAATAA
- a CDS encoding patatin-like phospholipase family protein, protein MEPEMLQKILEENVLSKESKEKLSALHDRISAKEFSDLLDAEGNQYVEFVQEGGGVWGSALVGYLYGLEIFGIRFLKVAGTSAGAINTMLIAACKTKEEAKSEVIKDILFNWNFSDFMDGKPYVKTTIHSMLNNKNFLKINSIIAGIIMLILVIAPFAISSETTLRAKLLFLVPIIPIIIAYLYLRKLYNDLKKANSGLNPGNTFLNQMKDVLDAFDIKTVAALNDKFVKKGKDLNLNYRHGNETQYYNIALESIEEIHQNNKEHIDEIRFKIFYDGVVNNEYYKKDPFYSLKSEYIVITTDINAKIKVELPTMANLYWSEEELKKISPAEFVRASMSVPFFFEPFQKQIDKNDDSVKYAWRFWMNTKQEDINPAGVFIDGGSISNFPIDLFHSTDIFYPRMPLFGVQLTSDSDIQSEKGKTSAEILKSPLSFAGNIIDTLKGFNDKTFLTKHTFYHLFSIQTVNCGTSNWLNFFMKREEKEELFNRGFSAALDFLSNFDWQKYKCERMMVSMKEKKILKEEDTKTVG, encoded by the coding sequence ATGGAACCTGAAATGCTGCAAAAAATTCTTGAGGAAAATGTTCTCTCAAAAGAATCCAAAGAAAAACTTTCCGCGTTGCACGACCGTATTTCGGCGAAAGAATTTTCTGATCTACTGGATGCGGAAGGCAATCAGTATGTGGAATTTGTGCAGGAAGGAGGCGGAGTCTGGGGAAGCGCACTGGTGGGTTATCTGTACGGACTGGAAATTTTCGGGATCCGTTTTCTGAAAGTAGCGGGAACGAGTGCAGGAGCGATTAATACGATGCTGATCGCCGCGTGTAAAACCAAAGAAGAAGCTAAAAGTGAAGTGATTAAAGATATTCTCTTCAACTGGAATTTCTCCGACTTTATGGATGGAAAACCATATGTAAAGACAACCATCCATTCCATGCTGAATAACAAAAATTTCCTGAAGATCAATTCCATCATCGCAGGAATTATTATGCTGATTCTTGTGATTGCGCCTTTTGCCATTTCTTCGGAAACAACGCTGAGAGCCAAACTGCTTTTTCTGGTTCCCATCATTCCGATCATCATTGCTTATCTGTATCTGAGAAAGTTATATAATGATCTGAAAAAAGCCAATTCAGGATTAAATCCCGGAAACACTTTTCTGAATCAGATGAAAGATGTTCTGGATGCTTTCGACATTAAAACAGTGGCTGCGCTGAATGACAAGTTTGTAAAAAAAGGCAAAGACCTCAACCTGAATTACCGTCATGGCAATGAAACACAGTACTACAATATTGCTTTAGAAAGCATTGAAGAAATTCATCAGAACAATAAGGAACATATCGATGAAATCCGGTTTAAAATATTCTACGACGGTGTTGTTAACAACGAATATTATAAAAAAGATCCTTTCTATTCCTTAAAATCGGAATATATTGTGATTACAACGGATATTAATGCCAAAATAAAAGTGGAACTTCCCACAATGGCGAATCTGTACTGGTCGGAAGAAGAGCTGAAAAAGATCAGTCCGGCTGAATTTGTAAGAGCTTCGATGTCGGTTCCCTTCTTTTTTGAGCCTTTTCAGAAACAGATTGACAAAAATGATGATTCCGTAAAATATGCATGGAGATTCTGGATGAATACGAAACAGGAAGACATCAATCCTGCAGGAGTTTTTATTGATGGCGGAAGTATTTCCAATTTCCCGATCGATCTTTTCCATTCCACTGATATTTTTTATCCGAGAATGCCTTTATTCGGCGTACAGTTAACGAGCGATTCTGATATTCAGTCTGAAAAAGGAAAAACCAGCGCAGAAATTTTAAAATCTCCCCTCTCTTTTGCAGGCAATATTATTGATACTTTAAAAGGTTTTAACGACAAAACTTTTCTCACCAAACATACGTTCTACCATCTTTTCAGCATTCAGACCGTGAACTGCGGAACCAGCAACTGGCTGAACTTCTTTATGAAAAGAGAAGAAAAAGAAGAATTGTTCAACCGCGGATTTTCGGCTGCCTTAGATTTCCTCAGTAATTTCGACTGGCAAAAATACAAATGCGAGAGAATGATGGTTTCCATGAAGGAGAAAAAGATCCTGAAGGAAGAAGATACGAAAACGGTGGGGTAA
- a CDS encoding magnesium transporter CorA family protein, translating into MPIDTIYRDSQCEWVDVEAPTAEDLKFLHERYEINNLLLEDTLDPNHLPKYEEDGEVKFFLLRESTELERKNLNTISDISTKIGIFILGRTIITIHRMKTKSIAETKKQLSAMKTETTSKNIALKIALLIMKSFDDESVSLLETMDNIENEIFLKNTNHTNQIKRLYKLKRKSGLNSRVLTISTDAIDKFKLLGLQDSEVYDLKDKHKDVVADFDHLNAQITNLIGMFLALSDQKANQVMKVLAIYSVYFLPITFIAGVYGMNFDNMPELHYKYGYHAVIGVMALVVICTFIYARRKQW; encoded by the coding sequence ATGCCAATTGACACGATTTACAGAGATTCCCAGTGCGAATGGGTAGATGTAGAGGCTCCCACAGCGGAAGACCTGAAATTTTTACACGAACGGTACGAAATCAATAATCTTCTTCTGGAAGATACCTTAGATCCCAATCACCTACCGAAATATGAAGAGGACGGAGAGGTAAAATTCTTCCTTCTGCGGGAAAGTACCGAGCTGGAACGCAAAAATCTTAACACGATCAGCGACATCAGTACCAAAATCGGAATTTTTATTCTGGGAAGAACGATCATCACAATTCACAGGATGAAAACGAAGAGCATAGCAGAAACCAAGAAACAGCTTTCTGCCATGAAAACTGAAACTACCTCCAAAAATATTGCGTTGAAAATCGCGCTGCTCATCATGAAAAGTTTTGATGATGAATCGGTAAGTCTTCTGGAAACGATGGACAATATCGAAAACGAAATTTTTCTTAAAAATACCAATCATACGAACCAGATTAAAAGGTTATACAAGCTGAAAAGAAAATCGGGGCTGAATTCAAGAGTGCTTACGATTTCCACAGATGCCATCGATAAATTTAAATTACTCGGACTTCAGGATTCTGAAGTGTATGATTTAAAAGACAAACACAAAGACGTGGTTGCGGATTTCGATCATCTTAACGCACAGATCACCAACCTTATCGGGATGTTTCTTGCTCTTTCGGATCAAAAAGCCAATCAGGTAATGAAAGTTCTGGCGATTTACTCGGTGTATTTTTTACCCATCACTTTTATTGCAGGAGTTTACGGAATGAATTTCGACAATATGCCGGAACTGCACTATAAGTATGGCTATCATGCTGTTATAGGAGTCATGGCTCTGGTTGTGATCTGTACCTTCATCTACGCGCGAAGAAAACAATGGTAA
- the lptC gene encoding LPS export ABC transporter periplasmic protein LptC: MKFFRNISYKKNIAYLFSCAIFFAITSCEEDLTKNKGKQSKNFPSQIINNANIIQRDSGFVTMRAKAPIIEKYELIDSPYTVARKGIDIQFFDKKKPKIPGTIKAKYAKFYDYKKFYEAKGNVRITTNEGDKFAMQSIYWDQVKKNIYTKDTVYVTRKDGSTLIGAHGMRAKDDFSEYVFFQNSGDFAAPEISQNKK; the protein is encoded by the coding sequence ATGAAGTTTTTTAGAAACATATCATATAAAAAAAATATAGCATACCTTTTTAGTTGTGCTATATTTTTTGCTATAACTTCCTGTGAAGAAGATCTTACGAAAAATAAAGGTAAGCAGAGTAAAAACTTTCCTTCACAGATCATTAATAATGCAAACATCATCCAGAGAGATTCGGGGTTTGTGACAATGAGAGCTAAAGCACCAATCATCGAAAAATATGAACTGATCGATAGTCCTTATACGGTTGCAAGAAAAGGAATTGACATTCAGTTTTTCGACAAGAAGAAACCGAAAATTCCCGGAACCATTAAAGCTAAATATGCTAAATTCTACGATTATAAAAAGTTTTACGAAGCGAAAGGAAACGTAAGAATTACCACCAATGAAGGCGATAAATTTGCCATGCAGAGTATTTACTGGGATCAGGTAAAGAAAAATATTTATACAAAAGATACGGTGTACGTAACGAGAAAAGACGGAAGTACGCTGATCGGCGCGCACGGAATGCGTGCAAAAGATGATTTTTCCGAATATGTTTTCTTCCAGAATTCAGGAGATTTTGCCGCGCCTGAAATATCTCAAAACAAAAAATAA
- a CDS encoding DHA2 family efflux MFS transporter permease subunit — protein MQDSLVEYGARRVIITITAILCALLEIVDSTIVNVALNEMKGNLGATLSEVGWVITAYAIGNVIIVPMTSWLSQQFGRRNYFAASIIIFTVFSFLCGNATNIWELVFFRLMQGIGGGALLVTSQTIITESYPLEKRSMAQAIYGLGVIIGPTLGPPLGGYIVDNFSWPYIFYINIPIGIAATLMTLQFVRSPKYAEKRKVSDVDWIGIALLAITVGSLQFILERGHEEDWFASGMIVFFTVAAVLGFILFLWRELTFKYPIVELRVLKNGNLRIGTVMSFVLGFGLYGSTFIVPLYTQSILGWTALQSGALMIPAALTTAFMMPIIGKLLSKGAKQQILVSLGLFIFFIYSFWGYKILTPDTGKDAFFWMLIVRGAGLGLLFIPITSLSLSTLKGQEIGQGAAFTGMMRQLGGSFGIAAITTFIANASQKYRVNLISHLDQTDFAVQQRLQALKGSFVAKGMTPDAAMNAAYKMLDLSVTKQATVLSYMDVFLYLGVIFLVCIPFILFIKERKSKEKIDLSGVH, from the coding sequence ATGCAAGATTCATTAGTAGAATACGGAGCCCGAAGAGTAATCATTACGATTACGGCAATTCTTTGTGCTTTGCTTGAAATAGTGGATTCCACGATTGTAAACGTTGCCCTTAATGAAATGAAAGGGAATCTTGGAGCCACCCTTTCCGAAGTAGGATGGGTAATCACCGCGTATGCGATCGGAAACGTAATTATTGTTCCGATGACGAGCTGGCTTTCGCAGCAGTTCGGGAGAAGAAACTATTTTGCGGCTTCCATCATTATATTTACCGTTTTCTCCTTTTTATGCGGAAATGCAACCAACATCTGGGAGCTTGTATTTTTCCGTCTCATGCAGGGAATCGGTGGGGGAGCGCTTCTGGTAACTTCACAAACCATCATCACGGAATCTTATCCGCTTGAAAAAAGAAGTATGGCACAGGCAATTTACGGACTTGGTGTAATTATCGGTCCTACATTGGGTCCGCCGTTGGGAGGATATATTGTGGATAATTTTAGCTGGCCTTACATTTTCTACATCAATATTCCGATCGGGATTGCGGCGACCTTAATGACGCTTCAGTTTGTAAGAAGTCCGAAGTATGCCGAAAAACGTAAAGTTTCGGATGTAGACTGGATTGGAATTGCATTATTGGCAATTACCGTAGGTTCTTTACAGTTTATTCTGGAAAGAGGTCATGAAGAAGACTGGTTTGCCAGCGGAATGATTGTTTTCTTTACCGTAGCTGCCGTTTTAGGATTTATCCTTTTCCTCTGGAGAGAACTTACCTTTAAATATCCGATTGTAGAACTGCGTGTTCTGAAAAACGGAAACTTAAGAATCGGAACCGTGATGTCCTTCGTTTTAGGATTTGGTTTGTACGGCTCAACATTTATCGTTCCTTTGTATACCCAGAGTATTTTGGGTTGGACGGCGCTTCAGTCGGGTGCTTTAATGATTCCGGCGGCCTTAACAACCGCTTTCATGATGCCGATTATCGGAAAACTGCTTTCAAAAGGAGCCAAACAGCAGATTTTGGTTTCACTGGGATTATTTATCTTCTTTATCTACAGTTTCTGGGGATATAAAATATTAACTCCGGACACAGGAAAAGATGCCTTCTTCTGGATGCTGATTGTAAGAGGGGCCGGGTTGGGTTTACTGTTTATCCCGATCACCTCGCTTTCCTTAAGTACATTGAAAGGGCAGGAAATCGGGCAGGGAGCAGCATTTACAGGAATGATGAGACAGCTTGGAGGTTCCTTCGGAATTGCTGCGATTACCACATTCATTGCTAATGCGAGCCAGAAATACAGGGTGAATCTTATTTCGCACCTTGACCAGACCGATTTTGCGGTACAGCAAAGATTACAGGCTCTGAAAGGCAGTTTTGTCGCAAAAGGAATGACTCCCGATGCCGCAATGAACGCCGCCTACAAAATGCTTGATCTTTCGGTGACGAAACAGGCAACCGTACTTTCTTACATGGATGTTTTCCTTTATCTGGGAGTGATCTTCCTTGTCTGTATTCCTTTCATCTTATTTATTAAAGAGCGAAAAAGCAAAGAGAAGATTGATCTGAGTGGGGTGCATTAA
- a CDS encoding DNA-3-methyladenine glycosylase I, which yields MSYCAAIEGMQPESRRELHKRYHDKHYGFPIHDDNELFGRLVMEINQAGLSWETILKKEEGFRKAYDDFDIQKVASYGESDRERLLNDPGIIRNKLKVNAAIENAKTIVELQKEFGSFEKWLEHHHPKTLPEWMKLFKKTFKFTGGEIVNEFLMSIGYLKGSHAESCPVYEEVLKQDPMWNKP from the coding sequence ATGAGTTATTGCGCGGCAATTGAAGGAATGCAGCCTGAAAGCAGGAGAGAACTGCACAAAAGATACCATGATAAGCATTACGGTTTTCCGATTCATGATGATAATGAACTGTTCGGAAGGCTGGTGATGGAAATCAATCAGGCAGGGCTGAGCTGGGAAACCATTCTGAAAAAAGAAGAAGGTTTCAGAAAGGCGTATGATGATTTTGACATTCAGAAAGTGGCTTCTTACGGTGAATCTGACCGTGAAAGACTGCTGAACGATCCTGGAATCATCAGGAATAAGCTGAAAGTAAATGCTGCCATAGAAAATGCAAAAACCATTGTAGAACTGCAGAAAGAATTCGGTTCTTTTGAAAAATGGCTGGAACATCATCATCCCAAAACATTACCGGAATGGATGAAGCTTTTCAAAAAGACCTTCAAATTTACAGGCGGTGAAATCGTGAATGAATTCCTGATGAGCATTGGTTATCTCAAAGGCTCCCACGCAGAAAGCTGTCCCGTATATGAAGAGGTTTTAAAACAAGATCCGATGTGGAACAAACCCTAG
- a CDS encoding vWA domain-containing protein, with protein MAGENFYIVRFLSNFKKYVFSAQNKLIETMKYLSLLIFIILIYCSKKESKPIKNSSVPQQNIALLVDNSLTMIAKDFEPDRISVLKETIKNIIEHKKENQALSIVVFAGNSYILCPLTKDKNKLFAAVNGLNKGIMKLKPGTNFSNALLNGINSLSGEFDYRSMILFSDGKETIQSYPLEIPLEDAKRNNITIHTTMITPKDFTILPLTIDSKGNFQFIKMKAKPADSALMKKISSETNGNFKLFYTKQEIQKFNFIQFFESDHKETKKVSPKINDNELSKIYKQIQKTNDSLNIIFQK; from the coding sequence ATGGCAGGAGAAAATTTTTATATCGTTAGATTTCTTTCTAACTTTAAAAAATATGTATTTTCGGCTCAAAATAAATTAATTGAAACCATGAAATATCTTTCGCTTCTGATTTTTATTATATTAATATATTGCAGCAAAAAAGAATCAAAACCAATTAAAAACTCATCTGTTCCTCAACAAAACATAGCTCTTCTGGTTGATAATTCACTTACAATGATTGCAAAGGATTTTGAACCTGACAGAATTTCGGTTCTTAAAGAAACAATCAAAAATATAATTGAACATAAAAAAGAAAATCAGGCACTTTCAATTGTTGTTTTTGCAGGTAATTCTTATATTCTATGCCCTTTAACAAAGGATAAAAATAAACTATTTGCTGCTGTAAACGGATTAAACAAGGGGATAATGAAATTAAAGCCCGGAACTAATTTTTCTAATGCTTTGCTTAATGGGATCAATTCTTTATCTGGCGAATTTGATTATAGATCAATGATATTATTTAGCGACGGAAAAGAAACAATACAATCATATCCTTTAGAAATTCCTCTGGAGGATGCAAAAAGGAATAATATTACCATCCATACCACAATGATTACTCCTAAGGATTTTACAATATTGCCTTTAACCATAGATTCGAAAGGAAATTTTCAATTTATAAAAATGAAAGCTAAACCTGCAGACAGTGCACTTATGAAGAAAATATCTTCAGAGACAAATGGTAATTTTAAATTATTTTACACAAAACAAGAAATTCAAAAATTCAATTTTATTCAGTTCTTCGAAAGCGATCATAAAGAGACTAAAAAAGTTTCTCCGAAAATTAACGACAACGAATTGAGCAAAATTTATAAGCAAATTCAGAAAACCAATGACAGTCTCAACATCATATTTCAAAAATAA
- a CDS encoding TolC family protein, with product MKKINNSVLALALFVGIANANAQEKKTLTLDDAVQLGIQNSKNLKIDAAKIEEATANLLEAKNRQLPELKVSGSYMYLPLKPNIDIKLPGVSGGGPEVHQVAYGTANLSVPIYSGGRIKYGIESAKYLVEASRLTTENDKVAIAYNVAQAYNNLFKANQSIKVLEENLTASQKRDETFLKLENNGVIARNDRLKASLQTSNIELQLLEAKNNYNIANINMDLLLGLPETTEIEVDQNYIEEGNEVKPLDFYLNEARENRKDLQALDKQRQAAALGKKSAKAENLPSIAFTGGYVAADIPKFLTIYNAVNVGVGISYNLSNLWKENSSLKQSKAREMQLAATNELLNDNIKLDVNREYQNTDYSKKRIAVFEKSAEQANENYRITKNKYDNGLATMTELLDADAAQISANVGVINAKADAVLAYRKLLQTTGTLTNK from the coding sequence ATGAAGAAAATAAATAATTCAGTCCTTGCGCTCGCTCTATTCGTAGGGATTGCAAACGCAAATGCTCAGGAGAAAAAGACCCTCACTCTTGATGACGCTGTGCAGTTGGGAATCCAGAACAGCAAAAATCTTAAGATTGATGCTGCAAAAATAGAAGAAGCCACTGCGAATCTTCTGGAAGCTAAAAACAGACAGCTTCCCGAGCTTAAGGTTTCAGGAAGCTACATGTATCTTCCTTTAAAACCGAATATTGATATTAAACTTCCCGGAGTTTCAGGAGGAGGTCCGGAAGTTCATCAGGTTGCTTACGGAACTGCCAATCTAAGCGTTCCGATTTACAGTGGAGGAAGAATAAAATACGGGATCGAATCTGCAAAATATTTGGTGGAAGCATCCAGATTAACCACTGAAAACGACAAGGTTGCTATTGCTTACAATGTTGCGCAGGCTTACAATAATTTGTTTAAAGCTAACCAGTCCATTAAAGTTTTAGAAGAAAACCTTACCGCTTCCCAAAAAAGAGACGAAACATTCCTTAAACTTGAAAATAACGGAGTAATTGCGAGAAATGACCGTTTAAAAGCAAGTTTGCAGACTTCAAACATAGAACTTCAGTTACTGGAAGCAAAAAACAACTACAATATTGCCAATATCAATATGGATTTATTGCTTGGACTTCCGGAAACCACCGAAATCGAGGTAGATCAAAACTATATTGAAGAAGGAAATGAAGTAAAACCGCTTGATTTTTATTTAAATGAAGCCAGAGAAAACCGTAAAGATCTTCAGGCTTTGGATAAGCAGAGACAGGCAGCAGCTTTGGGAAAAAAATCTGCGAAAGCTGAAAATCTTCCTTCCATTGCTTTTACAGGAGGTTATGTGGCGGCAGACATTCCGAAGTTTTTAACGATTTACAATGCCGTAAATGTTGGCGTAGGAATTTCTTACAATCTTTCAAACCTATGGAAAGAAAACTCTTCGCTTAAGCAGTCAAAAGCCAGAGAAATGCAGTTGGCTGCAACCAACGAGTTGTTAAACGACAACATTAAGCTTGATGTAAACAGAGAATACCAGAACACAGATTATTCTAAAAAGAGAATTGCCGTTTTCGAAAAATCTGCAGAACAAGCTAACGAAAATTACAGAATTACAAAAAATAAATATGATAATGGTCTGGCTACAATGACGGAGCTTCTGGATGCAGATGCAGCACAGATTTCTGCGAATGTAGGGGTAATCAATGCCAAAGCAGATGCCGTTTTAGCCTACAGAAAACTATTGCAGACTACCGGAACTTTAACAAATAAATAA
- a CDS encoding ATP-binding protein translates to MNWENIAGQESLKKLLRDSIAESRVSHAQLFVGREGYGTLPVALAYAKEILSSENPHAGAKVEHLNHLDLHFSFPVFTDNKNSLSKNKFDEFRDMVLKSPYAGYDEWTAVLESENKQLFISADEIDEQNQKFSLKSYEGGTKILIVWRADKMNVAASNKFLKFLEEPPAKTIILLTAESTNDILPTILSRTQIVEVPRINDEDLEMYLKKNYNLSEDKTGEIIHQAQGDLNEALKLLQSGNKTDEFEKLFVQWVRDAFMVKKKPEFLRSIILWAREIAGWNREKQKNFLNYCSEIFRLALLQNYQSENLVYKKIDANGFNWTGFSKFISGANIESILEEINTADLHLTRNGNPKIVWTDLGIKLSRYIHKS, encoded by the coding sequence ATGAATTGGGAGAACATTGCCGGACAGGAAAGTCTGAAAAAACTTCTTAGAGACAGTATCGCCGAAAGCAGAGTAAGCCATGCCCAGCTTTTTGTAGGCAGAGAAGGCTACGGAACATTGCCGGTTGCATTGGCGTATGCCAAAGAAATTCTGAGCAGCGAAAATCCACACGCAGGAGCGAAAGTGGAGCATCTCAATCATCTTGATCTGCATTTCAGTTTTCCGGTTTTTACGGATAACAAAAACTCATTAAGCAAAAATAAATTTGATGAATTCAGGGATATGGTTCTTAAATCTCCCTATGCAGGATATGATGAATGGACGGCGGTTTTAGAATCTGAAAACAAGCAGCTTTTTATTTCGGCAGATGAAATTGATGAGCAGAACCAGAAATTTTCTTTAAAAAGTTACGAAGGCGGAACTAAAATTCTCATTGTCTGGAGAGCTGATAAAATGAATGTCGCTGCATCCAACAAATTCCTGAAGTTTTTAGAAGAACCTCCTGCGAAAACAATTATTTTGCTTACCGCAGAATCTACCAACGATATTTTACCCACCATTCTTTCGAGAACGCAGATTGTAGAAGTACCGAGAATAAACGATGAAGATCTTGAAATGTATCTGAAAAAAAACTATAATCTTTCAGAAGACAAGACAGGGGAGATCATCCATCAGGCTCAGGGAGATCTGAATGAAGCCTTAAAGCTTTTACAATCAGGAAATAAAACCGATGAGTTTGAAAAACTTTTTGTACAGTGGGTTCGTGATGCATTTATGGTGAAAAAGAAACCTGAATTTCTGCGAAGCATTATTCTCTGGGCAAGAGAAATTGCGGGCTGGAACCGTGAAAAGCAGAAAAACTTCTTAAACTACTGTTCCGAAATTTTCAGACTGGCTTTGCTTCAGAACTATCAGTCGGAGAATTTAGTCTATAAAAAGATTGATGCCAATGGTTTCAACTGGACGGGATTCTCAAAATTCATCAGCGGAGCCAATATTGAAAGTATTCTGGAAGAAATCAATACCGCCGATCTGCATTTAACCCGAAACGGAAATCCTAAAATTGTCTGGACAGATCTTGGAATAAAATTATCCAGATACATCCATAAAAGCTAA
- a CDS encoding glyoxalase translates to MIAKLRFVKEMNMSTKKDLRENLSLPTFENSSETELFQNNVLRPVLKLQNDIFIQIFRDYAMRKMSDFTSLKNEQKINFTEQSLQKDIALKNTFIGMTIGMLTPEEITVYLSDSKSFNKRIITMLSERIKSQIEAL, encoded by the coding sequence ATGATTGCTAAATTGCGTTTCGTTAAAGAAATGAATATGTCCACCAAAAAAGACCTTCGGGAAAACCTTTCCCTTCCGACATTTGAAAACAGCAGTGAAACAGAATTATTTCAGAATAATGTGCTTCGTCCTGTTTTAAAATTGCAGAATGATATTTTCATCCAGATATTCAGAGACTATGCAATGAGAAAAATGTCAGATTTTACTTCTCTGAAAAACGAACAGAAAATAAATTTCACAGAACAAAGCCTGCAAAAAGATATTGCCCTGAAAAACACCTTCATCGGAATGACAATCGGAATGCTCACTCCGGAAGAAATAACGGTCTATCTTTCCGACAGCAAATCCTTCAATAAAAGGATCATTACGATGCTTTCAGAAAGAATCAAAAGCCAGATCGAAGCTTTATAA